A section of the Acropora muricata isolate sample 2 chromosome 4, ASM3666990v1, whole genome shotgun sequence genome encodes:
- the LOC136915486 gene encoding uncharacterized protein → MEAYKVLIAVISITALSSFTHGAPSYGTASTAQVLINYVIPRRVESAIQEMKNVHQLIKSSKYIQDSLVKMPNLNAQSCSSTQELKDNLAIAYKKLLDFRSPLYMAFSYEEKQGHAHLAARIKDTSYYLNGSIAVMQRLMTERQFPVPSVQSHSSEADLDQFCREYLQALVNNDLISLVITNDVVKIYRNYLIFYTLTAVNVEVSNCLSFK, encoded by the exons atGGAGGCATACAAAGTCCTTATCGCCGTCATATCAATCACAGCATTAAGCTCCTTCACACATGGCGCCCCATCGTATGGAACAGCGAGTACAGCTCAAGTTCTTATCAATTATGTGATTCCACGAAGAGTCGAGAGTGCCATTCAAGAG ATGAAAAACGTTCATCAGTTGATAAAGTCATCAAAGTACATCCAGGATTCCCTCGTGAAGATGCCAAACCTGAATGCACAAAGCTGTTCCTCAACCCAA GAGTTGAAAGACAATCTTGCTATTGCATACAAGAAGTTGCTTGACTTCAGAAGTCCTCTCTACATGGCATTCTCTTACGAAGAAAAACAAGGACACGCACATCTGGCAGCAAGAATCAAGGATACGAGTTATTACTTAAACGGTTCAATTGCCGTTATGCAGCGCCTG ATGACGGAAAGACAGTTTCCTGTGCCTTCAGTCCAATCTCATTCATCTGAAGCTGACTTGGATCAATTCTGTCGTGAATATCTTCAAGCTCTTGTCAACAATGATTTAATT AGTCTTGTCATTACCAATGATGTTGTGAAGATTTATCGCAATTATCTCATTTTCTACACACTGACAGCTGTCAACGTTGAAGTCTCTAACTGTCTTTCATTCAAGTGA
- the LOC136915509 gene encoding uncharacterized protein — MEAYKVLIAVISITALSSFAHGAPSYGTASTAQVLINYVIPRRVESAIQEMKNVHQLIKSSKYIQDSLVKMPNLNAQSCSSTQELKDNLAIAYKKLLDFRSPLYMAFSYEEKQGHAHLAAIIKDTSYYLNGSIAVMQRLMTERQFPVPSVQSHSSEADLDQFCREYLQALVNNDLISLVITNDVVKIYRNYLIFYTLTAVNVEVSNCLSFK, encoded by the exons atGGAGGCATACAAAGTCCTTATCGCCGTCATATCAATCACAGCATTAAGCTCCTTCGCACATGGCGCCCCATCGTATGGAACAGCGAGTACAGCTCAAGTTCTTATCAATTATGTGATTCCACGAAGAGTCGAGAGTGCCATTCAAGAG ATGAAAAACGTTCATCAGTTGATAAAGTCATCAAAGTACATCCAGGATTCCCTCGTGAAGATGCCAAATCTGAATGCACAAAGCTGTTCCTCAACCCAA GAGTTGAAAGACAATCTTGCTATTGCATACAAGAAGTTGCTTGACTTCAGAAGTCCTCTCTACATGGCATTCTCTTACGAAGAAAAACAAGGACACGCACATCTGGCAGCAATAATCAAGGATACGAGTTATTACTTAAACGGTTCAATTGCCGTTATGCAGCGCCTG ATGACGGAAAGACAGTTTCCTGTGCCTTCTGTCCAATCTCATTCATCTGAAGCTGACTTGGATCAATTCTGTCGTGAATATCTTCAAGCTCTTGTCAACAATGATTTAATT AGTCTTGTCATTACCAATGATGTTGTGAAGATTTATCGCAATTATCTCATTTTCTACACACTGACAGCTGTCAACGTTGAAGTCTCTAACTGTCTTTCATTCAAGTGA